The Methylacidimicrobium sp. B4 genome contains a region encoding:
- a CDS encoding ribulose bisphosphate carboxylase small subunit yields MRLTQGTFSYLPDLTEEEIRAQVEYCLRNGWAVSIEFTDDPHPRNVYWEMWGLPMFDLKDPAGVMHELAECRKARPQDYIRLSGYNRQQGYQSTMLSFLVQRPKEEPGFFLDRMEAADRQIRYTTRPYAAQKPPGQRY; encoded by the coding sequence ATGAGACTGACGCAAGGGACGTTTTCGTATCTGCCGGATTTGACCGAGGAGGAGATTCGGGCGCAGGTGGAGTACTGCTTGCGCAACGGATGGGCGGTGAGCATCGAGTTTACCGATGATCCGCATCCGCGGAATGTCTACTGGGAGATGTGGGGGCTGCCGATGTTCGACCTGAAGGATCCGGCGGGGGTGATGCACGAGCTGGCGGAGTGCCGGAAGGCGCGTCCTCAGGACTACATCCGGCTTAGCGGCTACAACCGGCAGCAGGGGTATCAGAGCACGATGCTCTCCTTTCTGGTGCAGCGGCCGAAGGAGGAGCCCGGCTTTTTCCTCGACCGGATGGAGGCCGCGGATCGACAGATCCGCTACACCACCCGCCCCTACGCCGCCCAGAAGCCTCCCGGCCAGCGGTACTAA
- a CDS encoding form I ribulose bisphosphate carboxylase large subunit: MVRHDGQGQKKSRWSAGVSPYAEMGYYNAGYKPKETDIIAAFRLVPQPGMDPVEAGAAVAGESSTATWTVVWTDRLTAYEHYQGKCYRVDPVPGSDQYIAYIAYDLDLFEEGSIANLSSSIIGNVFGFKALKSVRLEDMRIPPHYTKTFQGPAHGIMMEREYLNKYGRPLLGATVKPKLGLSARNYGRVVYEALRGGLDFTKDDENINSQPFMRWRDRWLFAMEAVNRAQADTGEVKGHYLNVTAATMEEMYERADFAKELGSVVVMVDLTAGFTAIQSMAKWARRHGLLLHLHRAGHSTYTRQKSHGVNFRVIAKWMRLAGVDHIHAGTVVGKLEGDVHSVQGYYRTLRCNRTEAEPSLGLYFEQDWASMAAVMPVASGGIHAGQMHLLLHYLGEDCILQFGGGTIGHPDGIAAGATANRVALEAMIQARNEGRDYLHEGPEILEKAARHSPSLRKALEIWKDVSFEFESTDVPDAVATPELV, encoded by the coding sequence ATGGTGAGGCACGATGGGCAGGGGCAGAAGAAGAGCCGGTGGTCGGCCGGGGTGAGTCCGTATGCGGAGATGGGGTACTACAACGCGGGCTACAAGCCGAAGGAGACCGACATCATTGCGGCGTTTCGGCTGGTGCCGCAGCCGGGGATGGATCCGGTGGAGGCGGGGGCGGCGGTGGCCGGGGAGAGCTCGACGGCGACCTGGACGGTGGTATGGACCGACCGGTTGACGGCCTACGAGCACTATCAGGGGAAGTGTTATCGGGTCGATCCGGTGCCGGGGAGCGACCAGTACATCGCCTATATCGCCTATGACCTGGATCTATTTGAGGAGGGTTCGATTGCGAACCTCTCCTCTTCGATCATTGGGAACGTCTTTGGGTTCAAGGCGCTCAAGTCGGTGCGGTTGGAGGATATGCGGATTCCGCCGCACTACACCAAGACCTTTCAGGGGCCGGCGCATGGGATCATGATGGAGCGGGAGTATCTGAACAAGTATGGGCGTCCGCTGCTTGGGGCGACGGTGAAGCCGAAGCTGGGGCTTTCGGCTCGGAACTACGGGCGGGTGGTCTACGAGGCGTTGCGTGGGGGGTTGGACTTTACGAAGGACGACGAGAACATCAACAGCCAGCCCTTCATGCGGTGGCGGGACCGGTGGCTTTTTGCGATGGAGGCGGTCAACCGGGCGCAGGCGGACACGGGGGAGGTCAAGGGGCATTATCTCAACGTGACGGCGGCGACGATGGAGGAGATGTACGAGCGGGCCGACTTTGCGAAGGAGCTGGGGAGTGTCGTGGTGATGGTCGACCTGACGGCGGGCTTTACGGCGATTCAGTCGATGGCGAAGTGGGCTCGGCGCCATGGGTTGCTTCTTCATTTGCATCGGGCGGGTCATAGCACCTACACGAGGCAGAAGAGCCACGGGGTCAACTTCCGGGTGATTGCCAAGTGGATGCGGCTGGCGGGGGTGGACCACATTCATGCGGGGACGGTGGTGGGGAAGCTCGAGGGGGATGTCCACTCGGTGCAGGGCTACTACCGGACCTTGCGGTGCAACCGGACCGAGGCGGAGCCCTCCTTGGGGCTCTACTTCGAGCAGGACTGGGCGTCGATGGCGGCGGTGATGCCGGTGGCCTCGGGCGGGATCCACGCGGGGCAGATGCATCTGTTGCTCCACTACTTGGGGGAGGATTGCATCTTGCAGTTTGGCGGGGGGACCATCGGGCATCCGGACGGGATTGCGGCTGGGGCGACGGCGAACCGGGTGGCGCTGGAGGCGATGATTCAGGCGCGCAACGAAGGGCGGGACTACCTGCACGAAGGGCCGGAGATCCTGGAGAAGGCTGCGCGGCATTCGCCTTCGCTTCGGAAGGCCCTGGAGATTTGGAAGGATGTGAGCTTTGAGTTTGAGTCGACCGACGTGCCGGATGCGGTGGCGACTCCGGAGCTCGTCTAA
- a CDS encoding aconitate hydratase, whose protein sequence is MKAKLVNAEWRRSLAVPGAGEFFFFSLPALEEAGLGPVRRLPISLRIFLESLARFCGTAGVDERDVEALARWEAKNPARREIPLRVARILLQDFTGVPLLVDLAAMRSALARIGRVVSGVEPEIPVDLVIDHSVQVDLFGRSDALAKNLGWEFARNRDRYAFLKWGEGAFRKLRIVPPGIGICHQVNLEYLAKGVFVQEGREGRVLYPDTVLGTDSHTTMINGLGVVGWGVGGIEAEAAMLGEPYYLLTPDVVGVHLTGALAPGVTATDLVLRITEKLRQVGVVNKIVEFFGPGASSLRVPDRATLSNMAPEYGATMGYFPFDRESLAYLRRSGRPRDLLELVERYYLSQGMLQIPQEVGEVDYTEIVELPLEEVEPAVAGPRRPQDRIGLKSLKGAFQQWLTLPVDRGGYGKSPEDLAARTHVQPQAAGRARPPDPNGPEPGSPSESELRDLRPTPDPIEVVSNGFPEEIGHGSVVIAAITSCTNTSNPSVMLAAGLLAKKAVERGLTVPPHVKTSLAPGSRVVSDYLARAGLQDSLDRLGFQVVGYGCTTCIGNSGPLSAPLEEAIGSHRLIVAAVLSGNRNFEARIHAAVRANFLMSPPLVVAFALAGRVDWDPESDPLGRDENGRPVFLRDIWPSGEEVSDLLDLANDPDAFGRLYRNFAELNPQWQEIEAPGGAIYAWDANNTYIQEPPFLEGFSLEAPARRPCVSARALCVLGDSVTTDHISPAGAIKADGPAGRYLKELGVGREEFNSYGSRRGNDRVMVRGTFANVRLRNQLVPGVEGGVTRHLPDGAVMSIYDAAMQYRQEGVPLLVLAGREYGTGSSRDWAAKGSALLGVRAVVAESFERIHRGNLVGMGVLPCTFGGGVRLSDLSLDGSETFEIPGFEQDLGSGQELSLRICRPGGETREVPILCRIDTPAEADYFRHGGILPYVLRRILAREGKVG, encoded by the coding sequence ATGAAGGCAAAGTTAGTAAACGCAGAGTGGAGACGAAGCTTAGCAGTTCCGGGAGCGGGAGAGTTTTTCTTCTTTTCGCTTCCCGCTTTGGAGGAAGCCGGCTTGGGGCCGGTTCGCCGGCTTCCGATCAGCTTGCGGATTTTTCTCGAGTCGCTTGCGCGCTTTTGTGGAACGGCGGGGGTCGACGAAAGGGACGTGGAGGCGCTGGCTCGCTGGGAGGCGAAGAATCCGGCGCGGCGGGAAATTCCTCTTCGCGTGGCTCGCATTCTCCTGCAGGACTTCACAGGTGTGCCTCTTCTCGTCGATCTGGCGGCGATGCGCAGTGCGCTGGCCCGGATCGGCCGAGTCGTGAGCGGGGTGGAGCCGGAGATCCCGGTCGACCTGGTCATCGATCACTCCGTTCAGGTCGATCTCTTCGGAAGGTCGGACGCGCTGGCGAAAAACCTGGGATGGGAGTTTGCGCGGAACCGGGACCGGTATGCCTTCTTGAAGTGGGGGGAAGGGGCTTTCCGGAAGCTGCGGATCGTCCCGCCCGGGATCGGGATCTGTCATCAGGTGAACCTGGAATATCTCGCCAAGGGGGTCTTCGTTCAGGAGGGAAGGGAGGGAAGGGTGCTCTACCCCGATACCGTCTTGGGAACCGATTCGCACACGACCATGATCAACGGGCTGGGCGTGGTCGGATGGGGTGTCGGCGGGATCGAGGCCGAGGCGGCGATGCTGGGGGAACCCTACTATCTGCTCACGCCCGATGTGGTCGGTGTCCACCTCACCGGTGCCTTGGCTCCCGGAGTCACGGCAACCGACCTTGTGCTGCGGATCACCGAGAAGCTCCGCCAGGTCGGGGTGGTCAATAAGATCGTGGAGTTCTTTGGTCCGGGCGCCTCGTCGCTCCGCGTGCCGGATCGAGCTACCCTCAGCAACATGGCGCCGGAGTACGGAGCCACGATGGGGTATTTTCCGTTCGACCGGGAATCGCTCGCCTATTTGCGGCGGAGCGGCCGTCCGCGGGATCTGCTCGAGCTGGTGGAACGATACTACTTGAGCCAAGGGATGCTCCAAATACCCCAGGAAGTGGGCGAGGTCGACTACACCGAGATCGTGGAGCTGCCGCTTGAGGAGGTGGAGCCGGCCGTCGCCGGCCCGCGCCGTCCGCAGGATCGCATCGGGCTCAAGTCTCTGAAGGGAGCCTTTCAGCAGTGGCTCACCCTTCCTGTGGATCGGGGGGGGTATGGGAAAAGCCCGGAGGATCTCGCGGCTCGAACCCACGTCCAGCCACAGGCTGCCGGAAGGGCCCGTCCGCCCGATCCCAACGGCCCGGAACCGGGCTCTCCGAGCGAAAGTGAGCTGCGGGATCTTCGCCCCACGCCCGATCCCATCGAAGTAGTATCCAATGGTTTCCCGGAAGAGATCGGACACGGGAGCGTCGTCATCGCGGCCATCACCAGCTGCACGAATACCTCCAATCCAAGTGTCATGCTCGCCGCCGGCCTTCTGGCGAAGAAGGCCGTCGAGCGCGGATTGACGGTGCCTCCGCACGTGAAGACTTCCTTGGCGCCCGGCTCCCGCGTCGTCTCGGACTATCTGGCGCGCGCCGGGCTACAGGATTCCTTGGATCGACTCGGTTTCCAAGTGGTCGGCTATGGCTGCACGACCTGCATCGGCAACAGCGGACCTTTGTCCGCGCCGCTTGAGGAGGCGATCGGCTCGCACCGCTTGATTGTTGCGGCGGTGCTCTCCGGAAATCGCAATTTCGAGGCGCGGATCCATGCGGCGGTCCGAGCCAATTTCCTCATGTCTCCGCCGCTGGTCGTCGCCTTTGCTCTGGCGGGGCGCGTTGACTGGGATCCGGAATCAGATCCCCTGGGCCGAGACGAGAACGGTCGGCCGGTATTCCTGCGCGACATCTGGCCGAGCGGAGAGGAGGTGAGCGATCTGCTCGATTTGGCGAATGATCCGGACGCATTTGGCCGGCTCTACCGCAATTTCGCCGAGCTCAATCCTCAATGGCAGGAGATCGAGGCTCCGGGCGGCGCAATCTATGCCTGGGATGCGAACAACACCTACATTCAAGAGCCGCCGTTTCTGGAAGGGTTTTCCTTGGAGGCACCCGCTCGCCGACCTTGCGTGAGCGCACGCGCCCTCTGCGTCCTGGGGGACTCGGTGACGACCGATCACATCTCGCCCGCGGGGGCGATCAAGGCGGACGGACCGGCGGGCCGATATTTGAAGGAACTGGGGGTGGGCCGTGAAGAGTTCAATAGCTACGGCAGCCGCCGCGGCAACGATCGGGTAATGGTACGCGGCACCTTCGCGAACGTCCGGTTACGCAACCAGCTCGTGCCGGGGGTGGAAGGCGGAGTCACCCGTCACCTGCCCGATGGTGCCGTGATGTCGATCTACGACGCGGCCATGCAGTATCGGCAGGAAGGAGTCCCGCTGCTGGTCTTGGCCGGACGGGAGTATGGGACCGGGAGCTCTCGCGACTGGGCCGCCAAGGGGAGTGCGCTCTTGGGAGTGCGGGCCGTGGTCGCGGAGAGCTTCGAACGCATCCATCGGGGAAACCTGGTCGGCATGGGGGTGTTGCCCTGCACCTTCGGGGGCGGCGTCCGGCTTTCCGATCTCTCGCTCGACGGAAGCGAGACCTTCGAGATTCCGGGCTTCGAGCAGGACCTCGGATCCGGCCAGGAGCTCTCGCTGAGGATCTGCCGGCCTGGTGGGGAGACCCGAGAGGTGCCGATCCTTTGCCGGATCGATACGCCCGCCGAGGCGGACTATTTCCGACACGGCGGCATTCTGCCCTACGTGTTGCGGCGAATCCTCGCTCGTGAAGGAAAGGTCGGGTGA
- a CDS encoding acyl carrier protein, translated as MTIPIPVTVTMGLAPCCEAMLCIILEEERRDDPGKGDRGFFREKERVGGKVSSRLRHGVFSIYTRPYLWMAAQSVTYDDLRALLVECCLLRIPVERIGEETPFFGPNGIGLDSIDALQLTAELERRYGVTLQDPDMARKVLENLTTLRSWLREQQVGEER; from the coding sequence GTGACCATCCCGATTCCGGTTACCGTGACCATGGGTCTTGCTCCCTGCTGCGAGGCCATGCTGTGCATCATACTCGAGGAGGAGCGAAGGGACGATCCGGGAAAAGGAGACCGTGGGTTCTTCCGGGAGAAAGAGCGGGTGGGAGGAAAAGTTTCGAGTCGACTTCGCCACGGCGTTTTTTCTATATACACCAGACCTTACCTCTGGATGGCCGCCCAATCTGTAACCTACGACGATCTACGCGCTCTTTTGGTGGAATGTTGCCTGCTTCGTATCCCGGTCGAACGTATCGGAGAGGAGACTCCTTTTTTCGGTCCGAACGGCATCGGGCTCGATTCGATCGATGCCCTACAGTTGACCGCGGAGCTCGAGCGGAGATATGGCGTCACGCTGCAAGACCCGGACATGGCGCGCAAGGTGTTGGAGAACTTGACGACGCTGCGAAGCTGGCTCCGGGAACAGCAGGTCGGTGAGGAGAGATGA
- a CDS encoding radical SAM protein, whose product MKTGEPGWRGVALEARSDAQRALWDRAESTRKAVFGRRVFVRGVIEVGNFCRQNCAYCGMRRDNGALRRFRLARDAVRRVIGEGLPASVTDLNFQAGEDPVVLREVVLPVIEELAKEGRLGISVCLGTFDLRRYDELKQAGARGYILKLETGDAAHYRLLQCPGTLEQRLEAIRYLARTGWSVSSGWIQGLPMETHDRAAETLDLLCSLPLAGCSVSPFIPGEGTPLFGMPAADLDRTLNAVAVLRLSSPHWVIPAVSALNLCHAAGYVRALRAGANLATINLTPSEWRDDYPLYRPGRWIMTEERVLRAIEEAGCEPSRESWITVSSSLRSSECGRAMAS is encoded by the coding sequence ATGAAAACGGGAGAGCCGGGTTGGAGAGGAGTCGCGCTGGAGGCGCGATCGGACGCGCAACGAGCGCTCTGGGATCGGGCGGAATCGACTCGCAAGGCGGTCTTCGGGAGACGGGTGTTTGTTCGTGGGGTGATCGAGGTCGGCAACTTCTGCCGGCAGAATTGCGCCTATTGTGGAATGCGTCGGGACAATGGGGCTCTTCGCCGATTCCGCCTGGCGCGAGACGCCGTTCGGCGGGTGATTGGGGAGGGTCTGCCGGCGTCGGTCACCGATCTCAATTTTCAGGCCGGAGAGGATCCCGTCGTCCTGCGGGAGGTCGTGCTGCCTGTGATCGAAGAGCTGGCGAAGGAGGGCCGTCTGGGCATCAGCGTTTGCCTCGGCACCTTCGATCTTCGCCGCTACGACGAGCTCAAGCAGGCGGGGGCGCGGGGTTATATCCTGAAGCTCGAAACGGGGGATGCCGCGCACTATCGGCTGCTGCAGTGCCCGGGCACGCTCGAGCAGCGGCTCGAGGCGATCCGGTATCTTGCGCGAACGGGTTGGAGCGTCTCTTCGGGCTGGATCCAAGGACTGCCGATGGAGACCCACGATCGAGCGGCAGAGACGCTCGACCTGCTCTGCTCCCTGCCGCTCGCCGGTTGCAGCGTGAGCCCGTTTATCCCCGGAGAAGGGACCCCTCTCTTCGGGATGCCGGCCGCGGATCTGGATCGGACGCTCAACGCGGTCGCCGTCCTCCGGCTCTCCTCGCCCCACTGGGTGATCCCGGCTGTGAGCGCCTTGAACCTCTGCCACGCGGCCGGGTATGTGCGGGCGCTCCGGGCGGGAGCGAACTTGGCGACCATCAATCTGACTCCGAGCGAATGGAGGGACGATTACCCTCTCTATCGCCCGGGCCGCTGGATCATGACGGAGGAGCGGGTCTTGCGAGCGATCGAGGAGGCGGGCTGTGAGCCGAGCCGGGAAAGCTGGATCACCGTCTCTTCCTCGCTCCGCTCTTCGGAGTGCGGCAGAGCGATGGCGTCGTGA
- a CDS encoding beta-ketoacyl-[acyl-carrier-protein] synthase family protein, with amino-acid sequence MVTVTGIGMVTALGGDVVSSWAQMLEGKDGARPVDLFSTEGCRCRSAAQAALPPLPLLSPGELRRLPRASRLAIPAAREALAQAGLLAAGGQARLPQIPLCLATTEGGMELGERFLEELLAGRKGHLQWVGRYQPQQQAIDLQRAFGLRGRVLVIANSCSSGADAIGSAAQMIWSGEADCVLTGGFEALAETVFVGFDSLRILTTDRCAPFDQGRTGLLLGEGAAFLVLESLEHASGRQARPLCQITGYGQATDRHHLTQPAPDGSALCRAIESALAQAEVAPEAIGYLNAHGTGTSLNDESEANAYSRFFGIGWRTPRMSSVKAMIGHTLGAAGAIEAVFSILALQTGRLPPQWNSVAPLPEVEEALVRPGEPLQTLNHVMSANVGFGGSNAALVFSRHD; translated from the coding sequence ATGGTCACGGTAACCGGAATCGGGATGGTCACGGCCCTCGGCGGGGATGTCGTCTCTTCCTGGGCCCAGATGCTCGAAGGGAAGGACGGCGCCCGACCGGTCGATCTCTTTTCCACCGAGGGGTGCCGCTGCCGCTCGGCCGCCCAGGCGGCTCTACCACCGCTTCCCTTGCTCTCTCCCGGAGAGCTCCGCAGGCTCCCTCGCGCCTCGCGGCTAGCGATTCCCGCCGCGCGGGAAGCCCTCGCCCAGGCAGGGCTCCTGGCCGCCGGAGGGCAGGCGAGGCTTCCGCAGATCCCTCTCTGCCTTGCGACCACCGAAGGAGGGATGGAGCTCGGAGAACGATTCCTCGAGGAACTTCTCGCGGGCCGGAAAGGGCATCTCCAATGGGTGGGCCGCTACCAGCCCCAGCAGCAGGCCATCGATCTTCAGCGAGCCTTCGGCCTGCGCGGCCGCGTGCTCGTGATCGCCAACTCCTGCTCCAGCGGGGCCGATGCCATCGGTTCTGCGGCCCAGATGATCTGGTCCGGGGAAGCCGACTGCGTCCTGACAGGAGGGTTTGAGGCTCTTGCGGAAACGGTCTTCGTCGGATTCGACTCGCTGCGGATCCTCACGACCGATCGCTGCGCCCCATTCGACCAAGGGCGAACCGGGCTCCTCCTCGGGGAAGGAGCCGCCTTCCTCGTGCTCGAGAGCCTGGAACACGCATCGGGCCGCCAGGCACGGCCGCTCTGCCAGATCACCGGATATGGCCAAGCGACCGACCGCCATCATCTCACCCAGCCCGCACCCGACGGGAGCGCGCTCTGCCGAGCCATCGAGTCGGCTCTCGCTCAGGCCGAGGTGGCGCCCGAAGCGATCGGCTACCTGAACGCGCACGGAACCGGCACTTCCTTGAATGACGAATCGGAGGCCAACGCCTATTCCCGGTTCTTCGGGATCGGCTGGCGAACTCCGCGGATGAGCAGCGTCAAGGCGATGATCGGCCACACGCTGGGCGCCGCCGGAGCGATCGAAGCGGTCTTTTCCATCCTCGCCCTGCAGACGGGCCGGCTTCCTCCCCAGTGGAACTCCGTCGCTCCCCTTCCTGAGGTCGAGGAAGCGCTGGTCCGTCCTGGGGAACCCCTCCAGACACTCAACCACGTGATGAGCGCAAACGTCGGGTTCGGCGGCTCCAACGCAGCTTTGGTCTTTTCCCGACATGATTGA
- a CDS encoding LysR family transcriptional regulator, with amino-acid sequence MDVTLQQLRVFEAIAHHRSFTKAAEAVHLTQPAVSIAIKRFEEAVGLPLFERIGKKIYLTRAGETLAEQIRAIRREVDALGNLVHSLQGGVQGALHIAGVTTCKYFMPHLLGAFVRSYPGVRPSLTVTNRARVLQRLAENQDDLVVMGQVPEGLPVETFPFLDNSLVVVGWAGHPLAGRRSIPLRELLQERFLSREPGSGTRAAVDQAFRHERMAVEPYMELGSSEAIKQAVIAGLGISVLSARNIRPEVEQGRLCILDVAGFPLQRHWYAVHPRGKHLSRAAETFLAFLRTEGAAILEDEPDGAALTPAKGQPERRPNGRSDPDDNRGREPAANTAGSRRADRRASPGARETG; translated from the coding sequence ATGGATGTAACCCTGCAGCAACTGCGCGTCTTTGAGGCAATCGCTCATCACCGGAGCTTTACCAAGGCGGCAGAGGCCGTTCACTTGACGCAGCCAGCCGTATCGATCGCGATCAAGCGCTTCGAGGAGGCGGTCGGCCTCCCGCTCTTCGAGCGCATCGGCAAAAAGATCTATCTCACTCGCGCAGGGGAGACCCTGGCGGAGCAGATTCGCGCCATTCGCCGCGAGGTCGATGCTCTGGGAAACCTCGTGCATTCGCTCCAAGGGGGAGTCCAGGGCGCGCTGCACATCGCGGGAGTCACGACCTGCAAATATTTCATGCCCCATCTGCTGGGAGCCTTCGTCCGCTCCTATCCCGGAGTCCGTCCGAGCCTGACGGTCACCAACCGGGCGCGAGTGCTCCAACGGCTTGCGGAAAACCAGGACGACCTGGTCGTAATGGGTCAGGTACCCGAAGGTCTCCCGGTGGAGACCTTTCCCTTTTTGGACAACTCGCTGGTCGTCGTGGGCTGGGCGGGTCACCCACTCGCCGGGAGGCGGAGCATCCCGCTGCGGGAGCTGCTCCAGGAGCGGTTCTTGAGTCGCGAGCCCGGCTCCGGAACGCGCGCGGCCGTCGATCAGGCCTTTCGACACGAAAGGATGGCCGTCGAGCCCTACATGGAGCTCGGGAGCAGCGAGGCCATCAAGCAGGCCGTGATCGCTGGCCTGGGCATTTCGGTGCTTTCCGCGCGCAATATCCGTCCCGAGGTGGAGCAGGGACGTCTTTGCATCCTCGATGTTGCCGGCTTTCCTCTGCAGCGGCACTGGTATGCCGTTCATCCCAGGGGGAAGCATCTCTCCCGTGCCGCGGAAACCTTCCTCGCCTTTCTCCGCACGGAAGGCGCCGCCATCCTGGAAGACGAGCCAGACGGAGCCGCTTTGACTCCGGCTAAGGGGCAACCGGAGAGGCGTCCGAATGGACGGAGCGATCCCGACGATAATCGAGGGCGGGAGCCAGCCGCCAATACCGCTGGATCTCGCAGAGCAGATAGAAGAGCTTCACCCGGAGCCAGAGAGACAGGTTGA
- a CDS encoding beta-ketoacyl synthase N-terminal-like domain-containing protein has protein sequence MIDRLLLHASAVGVVSPAGFGAESLTQPTPPEERAMQLASSPSRSFPFFAVDRSHPRWRAWAEEPRLRRSGGLAQFLLEAIRQALAGIDEPSRRRMGLIAAFNNGSIAHIARFFAGYRTQGRRFASPLLFPETVYNAATSHAAAVLGLGGPSCSIVGDESAWVEGLRMARVWIELGHAATVLLAASEEVTPVTLDAFRCAGWLRRSRPFRPAEGAVAVLLTAHPESALFALEAAPESLPYTSRKELLPVAARLARKMPSHLPVYSTAQGSWLGALEKALLGSRPVAESYPYLGEAFPVSAGWQTIRAATLLSEARPEILVPVWGSSHQLSWLHLRFVRHGALPIPRPRRPEA, from the coding sequence ATGATTGATCGCCTCCTTCTCCATGCGAGCGCGGTCGGCGTCGTTTCTCCCGCCGGCTTCGGGGCCGAAAGCCTTACCCAGCCGACCCCGCCCGAGGAGCGTGCGATGCAACTCGCTTCTTCCCCGTCGCGGAGCTTCCCCTTCTTCGCGGTCGATCGATCCCATCCCCGGTGGCGCGCATGGGCCGAAGAGCCGCGGCTTCGCCGCTCGGGCGGCCTAGCGCAATTCCTTCTCGAGGCGATCCGGCAGGCGCTGGCGGGAATCGATGAGCCATCCCGCAGACGCATGGGCCTCATTGCGGCCTTCAATAACGGGAGCATCGCCCATATCGCGCGCTTCTTTGCTGGCTATCGAACCCAGGGTCGTCGATTCGCCAGCCCCCTCCTCTTTCCCGAAACCGTTTACAACGCGGCAACCAGCCACGCGGCGGCCGTACTCGGGCTCGGCGGTCCCAGCTGCTCGATCGTCGGCGATGAATCCGCCTGGGTCGAAGGCCTCCGCATGGCTAGGGTCTGGATCGAGCTCGGACACGCAGCCACGGTTCTTCTCGCCGCATCCGAAGAGGTCACTCCCGTGACCCTCGACGCCTTCCGGTGCGCCGGCTGGCTTCGGCGCTCTCGTCCCTTTCGACCCGCCGAGGGTGCCGTCGCGGTCCTTCTGACCGCCCATCCGGAAAGCGCGCTCTTTGCTCTCGAAGCGGCACCGGAGAGCCTCCCGTATACGAGCCGAAAGGAGCTGCTTCCGGTTGCCGCCCGACTCGCCCGAAAGATGCCGTCCCATCTTCCGGTCTACTCGACGGCCCAAGGCTCTTGGCTCGGGGCGCTCGAAAAAGCCCTGCTCGGTTCCCGCCCCGTAGCGGAATCCTACCCATACCTCGGAGAAGCCTTCCCGGTTTCCGCCGGATGGCAGACGATCCGCGCCGCTACCCTCCTCTCCGAAGCGCGCCCGGAAATCCTGGTTCCGGTTTGGGGTAGCAGCCACCAGCTTTCGTGGCTCCACCTCCGCTTCGTCCGGCACGGCGCGCTCCCGATCCCGCGGCCGCGTCGACCCGAAGCATGA